Proteins from a genomic interval of Kribbella aluminosa:
- a CDS encoding ABC transporter substrate-binding protein, whose product MGPSARYRPVAGLLAVTVMLLVTACAGSSGAPQAADAPKIELTVATFNEFGYADLYAEYEAQHPNITIVEQHAKTVDDHVKNLDANLARGTGLADIEAMEVSWIYKYLAKADKFADLRKYGADDLKDRWLGWKLDGATTTDGKVIGYGTDIGPEAICYRRDLFAKAGLPTDRAQVAKLFEDWPSYFAVGRKFKQRVPGSAWYDSAVLTWEAMRNQLIQAYYSNEDRFLGDENPLLKRTWDQVVAGSKDGLSAGLPAWSDAWNSAFRTDKFATMACPGWLLGVIQDNAGSFGKGKWDVADVFPGGGGNWGGSYLTVPVQSQHPEEAAKLAAWLTAPEQQVKVFKTIGSFPSTLDAYNDPQVKSQVNAYFNNAPVGQIFVDRARSVILKQHKGPRDGEINQIFTAALARVDAGKQAPDAAWRQALAEADKAATVRVGS is encoded by the coding sequence ATGGGGCCCAGTGCCCGCTATCGCCCCGTAGCCGGCCTGCTCGCCGTTACGGTCATGCTGCTCGTCACCGCCTGTGCCGGCAGTTCCGGCGCACCCCAGGCCGCCGACGCCCCGAAGATCGAGCTCACCGTCGCGACCTTCAACGAGTTCGGGTACGCCGACCTGTACGCCGAGTACGAGGCCCAGCACCCGAACATCACGATCGTCGAGCAGCACGCGAAGACCGTCGACGACCACGTGAAGAACCTGGACGCGAACCTGGCCCGCGGTACCGGGCTGGCCGACATCGAGGCGATGGAGGTCAGCTGGATCTACAAGTACCTGGCCAAGGCGGACAAGTTCGCCGACCTGCGCAAGTACGGCGCGGACGATCTGAAGGACCGCTGGCTGGGCTGGAAACTCGACGGTGCCACCACCACCGACGGGAAGGTCATCGGCTACGGCACGGACATCGGCCCGGAGGCGATCTGCTACCGCCGCGACCTGTTCGCGAAGGCCGGGCTGCCGACCGACCGGGCGCAGGTCGCGAAGCTGTTCGAGGACTGGCCGTCGTACTTCGCGGTCGGCCGGAAGTTCAAGCAACGGGTGCCGGGATCGGCGTGGTACGACTCCGCCGTCCTGACCTGGGAGGCGATGCGGAACCAGCTGATCCAGGCGTACTACTCGAACGAGGACCGCTTCCTCGGCGACGAGAACCCGCTGCTGAAACGCACCTGGGACCAGGTCGTTGCGGGCAGCAAGGACGGGCTGTCGGCGGGGTTGCCGGCCTGGAGCGACGCCTGGAACTCTGCGTTCCGCACCGACAAGTTCGCGACGATGGCCTGCCCGGGCTGGCTGCTCGGCGTGATCCAGGACAACGCGGGCAGCTTCGGCAAGGGCAAGTGGGACGTCGCGGACGTGTTCCCGGGCGGCGGTGGCAACTGGGGCGGGTCGTACCTGACCGTCCCGGTCCAGTCGCAGCATCCCGAGGAGGCCGCCAAGCTCGCCGCCTGGCTGACCGCTCCGGAGCAGCAGGTGAAGGTGTTCAAGACAATCGGCTCGTTCCCGTCGACGCTCGACGCGTACAACGACCCGCAGGTGAAGTCGCAGGTGAACGCGTACTTCAACAACGCACCGGTCGGGCAGATCTTCGTCGACCGCGCGCGCAGCGTGATCCTCAAGCAGCACAAGGGCCCGCGGGACGGCGAGATCAACCAGATCTTCACGGCCGCACTGGCCCGCGTCGACGCGGGCAAGCAGGCACCGGACGCCGCCTGGCGGCAGGCGCTCGCGGAGGCGGACAAGGCGGCGACCGTCCGGGTCGGCAGCTGA
- a CDS encoding LacI family DNA-binding transcriptional regulator yields the protein MAAEPPRTRARRRDPEAARTIRDVADRAGVSTATVSRVVNGNYPVAAGTRTAVQRAMRELGYVANAHARALAGSTTRVVGIVVSEIVDPFFAYIARGVQSEALSSGRLCLVCSTQGGDSAELRFVDLLLEQRADAVILVGGAVEDQEYFATIGQRAQQLAKNGSSLVLCGRPGLESGVPAYAVDYDNSGGAAAITDHLLSAGHTRILYLGGPTTLSTTTARVRGFRQAYAARKLDHDPALVRTGAFGRQWGHDQTLRALDEGLDFTAVFAANDIVAAGVYAALRERGLSIPGDVSVVGYDDVPVAVELQPALTTVRVPLEELGRAAVRAGIAGQQPSADPFAHQQQVTTLGTVVVVRDSVGPPRSR from the coding sequence ATGGCGGCGGAGCCACCGCGGACGCGGGCGCGCCGGCGTGATCCGGAGGCGGCGCGGACCATCCGCGACGTCGCCGACCGGGCCGGGGTCTCCACCGCGACCGTCTCTCGTGTTGTCAACGGCAACTATCCGGTCGCGGCCGGGACCCGGACCGCGGTGCAGCGCGCGATGCGGGAGCTCGGGTACGTCGCGAACGCGCACGCCCGGGCACTGGCCGGGTCCACCACCCGGGTGGTCGGGATCGTGGTCAGCGAGATCGTCGACCCGTTCTTCGCCTACATCGCCCGCGGGGTGCAGTCCGAGGCGCTGTCGTCCGGCCGGCTCTGCCTGGTCTGCTCGACGCAGGGCGGTGATTCCGCCGAGCTGCGGTTCGTCGACCTGCTGCTCGAGCAGCGCGCGGACGCGGTGATCCTGGTCGGCGGTGCGGTCGAGGACCAGGAGTACTTCGCCACCATCGGACAACGCGCGCAGCAACTGGCGAAGAACGGTTCCAGCCTGGTGCTCTGCGGGCGGCCGGGCCTGGAGTCCGGCGTACCGGCGTACGCCGTGGACTACGACAACTCCGGCGGCGCCGCGGCGATCACCGACCATCTGCTGAGCGCCGGGCACACGAGGATCCTGTACCTCGGCGGCCCGACGACGCTGTCCACGACGACGGCCCGGGTCCGCGGTTTCCGGCAGGCGTACGCCGCCCGCAAGCTCGACCACGATCCCGCACTGGTCCGTACCGGCGCCTTCGGCCGCCAGTGGGGTCACGACCAGACGCTCCGCGCTCTCGACGAGGGCCTCGACTTCACCGCCGTCTTCGCCGCCAACGACATCGTCGCGGCCGGTGTGTACGCCGCCCTCCGGGAACGCGGCCTGAGCATCCCGGGCGACGTCTCGGTGGTCGGGTACGACGACGTACCGGTCGCGGTCGAGCTGCAACCGGCGCTGACCACCGTCCGGGTCCCGCTCGAGGAGCTCGGCCGTGCAGCGGTCCGGGCCGGCATCGCCGGTCAGCAGCCGAGCGCGGACCCGTTCGCGCACCAGCAGCAGGTGACCACGCTCGGCACCGTCGTCGTGGTCCGCGACTCGGTCGGGCCACCGCGCTCCCGCTGA
- a CDS encoding GntR family transcriptional regulator, producing MMMSERAEQPKYEQVADEIARRAGELQAHDHLPSERDLMQQLDVSRMTVRRAIEQLVRRGLVYQVHGSGTFVADPDVVTKTLRLTSFTEDMQQRGLTPSTTVLGTAVQPATEDVARRLRIEPGADVLVLSRLRSADGTPMALESVHLPAMGTDWSTFDPTASLYAQMSAAGITVERAAQSIHAVNLDRDQAYHLDQAVGAAALQVTRVSYTEAGVPVEIAETIYRGDRYGYDVVINRAAQ from the coding sequence ATGATGATGTCAGAGCGGGCCGAGCAGCCGAAGTACGAGCAGGTTGCCGACGAGATCGCGCGGCGGGCGGGGGAGCTGCAGGCGCACGACCACCTGCCGTCGGAACGTGACCTGATGCAGCAGCTCGACGTCAGCCGGATGACCGTCCGGCGCGCGATCGAGCAGCTGGTACGGCGCGGGCTGGTCTACCAGGTGCACGGGTCCGGGACGTTCGTCGCCGACCCGGACGTGGTCACGAAGACGCTCCGGCTGACCAGTTTCACCGAGGACATGCAGCAGCGCGGCCTGACACCGTCCACGACGGTTCTCGGTACGGCGGTGCAGCCGGCCACCGAGGACGTCGCCCGGCGCCTCCGGATCGAGCCAGGCGCCGACGTACTCGTGCTGAGCCGGCTGCGGTCGGCCGACGGTACGCCGATGGCGCTGGAGTCGGTGCACCTGCCGGCGATGGGGACGGACTGGTCGACATTCGACCCGACCGCCTCGCTGTACGCGCAGATGAGCGCGGCCGGGATCACCGTGGAGCGGGCCGCGCAGTCCATCCACGCCGTCAACCTCGACCGCGACCAGGCGTACCACCTCGACCAGGCGGTCGGCGCGGCTGCGTTGCAGGTCACCCGGGTCAGCTACACCGAGGCCGGTGTACCGGTGGAGATCGCGGAGACGATCTACCGCGGCGACCGGTACGGCTACGACGTGGTGATCAACCGGGCGGCGCAGTGA
- a CDS encoding LacI family DNA-binding transcriptional regulator, with the protein MNESGSPTLEQVAALAGVSRATVSRVVNGSPKVLPDTVAAVEQAILQLGYVPNRAARALVTRRTDSIAIVVPEPDSRVFSDPFFAGMLSGVSRTLAPTPSQLVLLIEPAEADDQRLLRYLRGGHVDGAIIISHHGRDNVLQELALLPLPIVFSARPLGVDVPVASVDVDNVAGARTGVQHLLAIGRRKVATIAGPLDMTAGIDRLTGYQEVMKEAGLPAMIGYGDFTADGGEHATQRLLDEHPDLDGLFVASDLMATAALRVLSQRGRRVPADVAVVGFDDSVLATTTTPKLTTVRQPVEQLGARLAEILLAKIAGADHHDAEIYSTELIVRDSA; encoded by the coding sequence ATGAACGAGTCCGGTTCTCCGACGCTGGAGCAGGTCGCGGCGCTCGCCGGGGTGTCCCGGGCGACCGTGTCGCGGGTCGTGAACGGGTCACCGAAGGTGCTGCCGGACACGGTGGCCGCGGTCGAGCAGGCGATCCTCCAGCTCGGCTACGTCCCGAACCGGGCGGCCCGCGCGCTGGTGACCCGGCGTACGGACTCGATCGCGATCGTCGTGCCGGAGCCGGACAGCCGGGTGTTCTCCGACCCGTTCTTCGCCGGCATGCTGAGCGGGGTCAGCCGGACACTGGCGCCGACGCCGTCCCAGCTGGTGCTGCTGATCGAGCCCGCGGAGGCCGATGACCAGCGCCTGCTGCGCTACCTGCGCGGCGGGCACGTGGACGGCGCGATCATCATCAGTCACCACGGCCGCGACAACGTGCTGCAGGAGCTGGCGCTGTTGCCGCTGCCGATCGTGTTCAGCGCGCGGCCGCTCGGTGTCGACGTACCGGTCGCGAGTGTGGACGTGGACAACGTGGCCGGCGCGCGCACCGGCGTCCAGCATCTGCTGGCGATCGGGCGCCGGAAGGTGGCGACGATCGCCGGGCCGCTCGACATGACCGCGGGAATCGACCGGTTGACCGGCTACCAGGAAGTGATGAAGGAGGCCGGGCTGCCCGCGATGATCGGGTACGGCGACTTCACCGCGGACGGCGGCGAGCACGCGACGCAGCGGCTGCTGGACGAGCACCCTGACCTGGACGGACTGTTCGTGGCCTCCGACCTGATGGCGACGGCCGCGCTCCGGGTCCTCTCGCAGCGCGGCCGGCGGGTCCCCGCCGATGTCGCCGTGGTCGGCTTCGACGACTCGGTGCTGGCCACGACGACCACTCCCAAACTCACCACGGTCCGGCAGCCGGTGGAGCAGCTGGGCGCCCGGCTGGCCGAGATCCTGCTCGCGAAGATCGCCGGCGCCGACCACCACGATGCCGAGATCTACAGCACCGAACTGATCGTTCGCGACTCCGCCTGA